One Miscanthus floridulus cultivar M001 chromosome 11, ASM1932011v1, whole genome shotgun sequence DNA window includes the following coding sequences:
- the LOC136493031 gene encoding histone H3.2: MARTKQTARKSTGGKAPRKQLATKAARKSAPATGGVKKPHRFRPGTVALREIRKYQKSTELLIRKLPFQRLVREIAQDFKTDLRFQSSAVAALQEAAEAYLVGLFEDTNLCAIHAKRVTIMPKDIQLARRIRGERA; this comes from the coding sequence atggcccgcacgaagcagacggcGAGGAAGTCGACCGGCGGCAAGGCGCCGCGGAAGCAGCTGGCCACCAAGGCGGCGCGGAAGTCGGCCCCGGCCACGGGCGGCGTGAAGAAGCCGCACAGGTTCCGCCCCGGCACCGTCGCGCTCCGGGAGATCCGCAAGTACCAGAAGAGCACGGAGTTGCTCATCCGGAAGCTGCCGTTCCAGCGGCTGGTGCGGGAGATCGCGCAGGACTTCAAGACGGACCTGCGGTTCCAGTCCTCCGCCGTCGCGGCGCTGCAGGAGGCCGCGGAGGCGTACCTGGTGGGGCTATTCGAGGACACCAACCTCTGCGCGATCCACGCCAAGCGTGTCACCATCATGCCCAAGGACATCCAGCTCGCGCGCCGCATCAGGGGCGAGAGGGCTTGA